The following proteins are encoded in a genomic region of Glycine max cultivar Williams 82 chromosome 18, Glycine_max_v4.0, whole genome shotgun sequence:
- the LOC100803955 gene encoding cysteine proteinase inhibitor isoform X1 yields MAMIGGISQVEGSQNSATIDRLAHFAVDEHNKKENAVLEFVKVVNVKQQVVSGMLYYITLEAKDGEKNKVYETKVWVKPWLDFKEIQEFKLIGDAPYAAPILVHRLTTKDNREAYLPVIF; encoded by the exons ATGGCAATGATAGGAGGCATTAGCCAAGTGGAGGGAAGCCAAAACAGTGCTACCATCGATAGGCTCGCTCATTTTGCTGTTGATGAGCATAATAAGAAAGAG AATGCAGTTCTGGAATTTGTGAAGGTGGTAAATGTGAAACAGCAAGTGGTTTCTGGAATGCTGTACTATATCACTCTAGAGGCCAAGGATGGAGAGAAGAATAAAGTTTATGAGACCAAGGTTTGGGTGAAGCCATGGTTGGACTTCAAGGAGATACAGGAATTCAAGCTCATCGGTGATGCCCCTTATGCTGCACCCA TTCTTGTTCACAGGCTAACTACTAAAGACAACAGAGAAGCATATTTACCGGTGATCTTTTGA
- the LOC100803955 gene encoding cysteine proteinase inhibitor isoform X3, translating to MAMIGGISQVEGSQNSATIDRLAHFAVDEHNKKENAVLEFVKVVNVKQQVVSGMLYYITLEAKDGEKNKVYETKVWVKPWLDFKEIQEFKLIGDAPYAAPSDSCSQANY from the exons ATGGCAATGATAGGAGGCATTAGCCAAGTGGAGGGAAGCCAAAACAGTGCTACCATCGATAGGCTCGCTCATTTTGCTGTTGATGAGCATAATAAGAAAGAG AATGCAGTTCTGGAATTTGTGAAGGTGGTAAATGTGAAACAGCAAGTGGTTTCTGGAATGCTGTACTATATCACTCTAGAGGCCAAGGATGGAGAGAAGAATAAAGTTTATGAGACCAAGGTTTGGGTGAAGCCATGGTTGGACTTCAAGGAGATACAGGAATTCAAGCTCATCGGTGATGCCCCTTATGCTGCACCCAGTGA TTCTTGTTCACAGGCTAACTACTAA
- the LOC100803955 gene encoding cysteine proteinase inhibitor isoform X4, translating to MAMIGGISQVEGSQNSATIDRLAHFAVDEHNKKENAVLEFVKVVNVKQQVVSGMLYYITLEAKDGEKNKVYETKVWVKPWLDFKEIQEFKLIGDAPYAAPS from the exons ATGGCAATGATAGGAGGCATTAGCCAAGTGGAGGGAAGCCAAAACAGTGCTACCATCGATAGGCTCGCTCATTTTGCTGTTGATGAGCATAATAAGAAAGAG AATGCAGTTCTGGAATTTGTGAAGGTGGTAAATGTGAAACAGCAAGTGGTTTCTGGAATGCTGTACTATATCACTCTAGAGGCCAAGGATGGAGAGAAGAATAAAGTTTATGAGACCAAGGTTTGGGTGAAGCCATGGTTGGACTTCAAGGAGATACAGGAATTCAAGCTCATCGGTGATGCCCCTTATGCTGCACCCA GCTAA
- the LOC100803955 gene encoding cysteine proteinase inhibitor isoform X2 has translation MAMIGGISQVEGSQNSATIDRLAHFAVDEHNKKENAVLEFVKVVNVKQQVVSGMLYYITLEAKDGEKNKVYETKVWVKPWLDFKEIQEFKLIGDAPYAAPSELTTKDNREAYLPVIF, from the exons ATGGCAATGATAGGAGGCATTAGCCAAGTGGAGGGAAGCCAAAACAGTGCTACCATCGATAGGCTCGCTCATTTTGCTGTTGATGAGCATAATAAGAAAGAG AATGCAGTTCTGGAATTTGTGAAGGTGGTAAATGTGAAACAGCAAGTGGTTTCTGGAATGCTGTACTATATCACTCTAGAGGCCAAGGATGGAGAGAAGAATAAAGTTTATGAGACCAAGGTTTGGGTGAAGCCATGGTTGGACTTCAAGGAGATACAGGAATTCAAGCTCATCGGTGATGCCCCTTATGCTGCACCCAGTGA GCTAACTACTAAAGACAACAGAGAAGCATATTTACCGGTGATCTTTTGA